CCAGCGAGGTCGCGTGGTCCGCCTTGGGCGCTGACCTGCGGGTGGCCGTGGTGGACGGCACGCTGGCGGGGCACGAGCGCCGCGAATCGGCGTTCGGCAGCCATGTAGCGCTGGCGTTGATGGTGGAAGGTGCGGGACATTTCCAGATGGAAGGCCATGCGCAGACCTGCCCGTACCGGGACGGCTGCTGCTACCTGAGCTGCGCATGGGAGGGCGGGCGCGGTGTGGACCTGTTCACCGGCCACAGCCCCCGCCGCGTGGTGCTGCTGCAATACCGCACGGACTGGCTCAGCCTGTTCGACCGCACTGGTCCGGCGGCGCCACCGGGCGGGCTGGTGCATAGCCATCCCTGGCGCCAGGCGTGGGTGCTGCGCATGCCGATGCCGCCCGCGCTGCGCAACCTCGCGCACGACCTGCTGGCCAACGGCGCGCCGCGGCATCCGCTGGATCGCCTGCGGACCAAGAGCAGGGCCTTGGGCGCGCTGGCGACACTGGCCGAATGGGCCGAAGGCGGCGCCGATGCTGACGCCCCCGCGCTGCTCCAGCCGGGCGTGGAAAGCGAAGCGTGCGGCGCGGACTGCGTGCCCGGACAGGTTTGCGAAGGAGACGACCGCCGGGGAAGCAGCGACCGCCCGCTCACGGGCC
This sequence is a window from Cupriavidus pauculus. Protein-coding genes within it:
- a CDS encoding helix-turn-helix transcriptional regulator, translated to MGADLRVAVVDGTLAGHERRESAFGSHVALALMVEGAGHFQMEGHAQTCPYRDGCCYLSCAWEGGRGVDLFTGHSPRRVVLLQYRTDWLSLFDRTGPAAPPGGLVHSHPWRQAWVLRMPMPPALRNLAHDLLANGAPRHPLDRLRTKSRALGALATLAEWAEGGADADAPALLQPGVESEACGADCVPGQVCEGDDRRGSSDRPLTGRQRRQLCAARHHIHANCLEPLTVGGVARAVGLGEAALRNGFRALFGCTVYDYVLERRLAEAARLLRENGLSVAEVAWRSGFSHASHLSRHFRRRYGMSPGDYRSR